From the Gouania willdenowi unplaced genomic scaffold, fGouWil2.1 scaffold_267_arrow_ctg1, whole genome shotgun sequence genome, one window contains:
- the LOC114459128 gene encoding uncharacterized protein LOC114459128, giving the protein MERAQTAVFHRRLFSTMQEQTQIDGEMLADNKNAEIMEPLMNTDSMMLNEEMAGEDGFSHSSSMSSISTDEYVPESSEDSSEESPNQSPAAKRNKFIPLKENSKCRRKGQKGMDLLLEKNSEEFPRAKKKTFGRASSLFRGDCLVTPPRKEVEVERRLKTKVNYKTKKRPIVSSKDDIGRSKLKKMRYKSIRKIDSDSETDPSDSGDSKLKKKTQHKRHHGRESSYSDTQSNQADQKTHDKTRETTVQRRTWMSQT; this is encoded by the exons ATGGAGAGAGCGCAAACAGCGGTCTTCCATCGTCGTCTGTTTTCAACG ATGCAAGAACAGACACAGATAGATGGAGAAATGTTGGCAGATAACAAGAATGCAGAGATAATGGAACCCTTGATGAATACAGACAGCATGATG cTGAATGAAGAAATGGCTGGAGAAGATGGATTTTCACATTCAAGCTCCATGTCCAGCATTTCCACAGATGAGTATGTACCAGAGTCATCAGAGGACAGTTCAGAGGAATCACCAAACCAGAGTCCTGCCGCAAAGAGGAATAAGTTTATTCCTTTGAAAGAAAACTCAAAATGCCGCCGCAAAGGACAAAAAGGTATGGATTTATTGTTGGAAAAAAATTCAGAAGAGTTTCCCAGAGCCAAGAAAAAGACTTTCGGGAGAGCAAGTTCACTCTTTAGAGGAGACTGCTTAGTTACTCCACCTAGAAAAGAAGTTGAAGTTGAACGAAGACTCAAAACCAAGGTAAATTACAAGACAAAGAAGAGACCCATAGTTAGTAGCAAGGATGATATAGGCAGATCAAAACTAAAAAAGATGAGATATAAGAGCATTCGTAAGATAGACTCAGACTCTGAGACAGATCCGAGTGATTCAGGTGactcaaaattaaagaaaaagacacaacaCAAGAGACATCACGGGAGAGAGTCAAGTTACAGTGACACTCAATCAAATCAAGCAGACCAGAAAACACACGACAAAACAAGAGAGACTACTGTTCAGAGGAGGACTTGGATGAGCCAAACCTGA
- the LOC114459127 gene encoding uncharacterized protein LOC114459127 produces the protein MSSGAVKKVTGFNENGNKFDKPTFATKLGQSVQRVADIIEAEALASQNNDKKVLVQEFRRMYCLTWNEMISSAAYRTLEEKKWNKPKLIPLADDVKRMHMCMAVRQKDYNEQLLNHKTPKNWSNLAKVTLAQVILFNRRREGEVSNMKLETYVGRDRSPLNKDVAEALSEVEKKLCQHFERVEIRGKRGRRVPIILTPTMVQSLDLLVKERSSCGVGNNSFLFARPGYDSRQRGSDCIRELARSCGAHKPEAFSSTKLRRQVATLSRVLNLNDSEQDLFADFLGHDIRVHRKFYRLPEGTLQLAKISKVLMACEQGRLADFKGKGLDQISITPHDGSHVIEESSGMSSEDDVKADSTGGTSMTQNQEEHHNLQLDDEQRVEGKTTVTEIKKVAVEQELVVDSCSSK, from the exons ATGTCATCCGGGGCAGTGAAAAAAGTAACTGGCTTCAATGAAAATGGCAACAAGTTTGATAAACCCACTTTTGCTACAAAGCTAGGGCAAAGTGTCCAGAGAGTGGCTGATATCATTGAGGCTGAAGCACTTGCATCTCAGAATAATGATAAAAAGGTGCTTGTTCAGGAGTTTAGGCGTATGTACTGTCTCACTTGGAATGAGATGATCTCTTCAGCTGCATACCGCACGCTAGAAGAAAAGAAATGGAACAAACCAAAGCTTATCCCTTTAGCAGATGACGTAAAAAGAATGCACATGTGTATGGCTGTGAGGCAGAAAGACTACAATGAACAGTTGCTGAATCATAAAACTCCCAAGAACTGGAGCAATCTGGCCAAAGTTACACTTGCACAGGTGATCCTTTTCAACAGGAGGAGAGAAGGAGAAGTCTCAAATATGAAATTGGAAACCTATGTTGGAAGGGATCGATCTCCACTCAATAAAGATGTAGCTGAAGCGTTATCAGAGGTCGAAAAAAAGCTTTGTCAGCATTTTGAAAGAGTGGAGATCAGAGGAAAGCGAGGCAGGAGAGTACCGATCATTCTCACTCCAACCATGGTTCAATCCCTGGACCTGTTGGTAAAGGAGAGGAGCTCATGTGGCGTGGGTAACAATTCCTTCTTGTTTGCCAGACCAGGATATGACTCAAGACAGAGGGGGTCAGATTGCATTCGTGAGCTCGCGAGAAGCTGTGGTGCACACAAACCTGAAGCTTTCTCATCAACAAAGCTAAGAAGGCAGGTGGCCACTTTGTCAAGAGTGCTAAATTTGAATGACTCGGAACAGGATCTGTTCGCGGACTTCTTAGGACACGATATCAGAGTCCACCGAAAGTTTTACCGCCTTCCTGAAGGAACTTTGCAACTTgcaaaaataagtaaagtactGATGGCATGTGAACAAGGGAGGCTGGCAGACTTTAAGGGAAAAGGACTGGACCAAATATCAATAACGCCTCATG ATGGATCCCACGTCATAGAAGAAAGTTCAGGGATGTCATCTGAAGATGATGTAAAGGCAGATTCAACAG GAGGAACTTCAATGACTCAGAACCAGGAGGAGCATCACAACCTGCAGCTTGATGATGAGCAACGTGTAGAAG GGAAAACTACAGTGACTGAGATCAAGAAGGTGGCCGTAGAACAGGAGCTGGTAGTGGACAGTTGCAGCTCAAAAG